The genomic DNA ACAACTCAACCAGCAACTGGCGCTCAATTGCCCCGACCGCCACAACTGGTGGCTTAACCAAAAATTCACCCCAGACCGCCGCGCTCTGCTGGAAAACAACTACAAATATGTCCAGGAATACAATCTCAGGCGGTTTTTCGAAAAGCGGTTTGCCAAGGGGATGTCGGTCATCGATATCGGGTGCGGCACCGGTTACTACACCAACATGATCGCCGCCACCGGCGCCAGCGCTTTCGGCATCGATCCCAACCTCCCGCTCATTGAAATAGCCCGCGCCACGGCGCACGCCAACGCGCGATTCGCGGTGCGCGCCGCGGGCCGCCCGGGCGGTTTGGACGATATTGGCGGCGGGAGCGCCGATTTCGTTTTCATGAGCGATGCGTTTCTGATGTATTACCAAGCCGCCGATTTTCCGGCCGACCTGGCGCTCCTCTTCGCCGATCTCCGGCGGATATTGAAAAAAAATGGCGCGTTCATCATCTGCGAGCCGCACCCCGTTTTTTTGCACCAGCCTTGGCTCGGAAGCGCGGATCGGCCCTTTACCGTGTTGACCGAATACCGCGAAAAAAGCTACGGCGTCATCGGCACCTTCGAATGGCATGTGAAGGCGGCGGTGAATCACGGGTTTGCGCTGACCGCGATGGAGGAGTTCGCCCCCGACCCGGCCTTACAGGCTGTCGACGAACGGGCCTATTTCTTCGCCCGCCAGTTCCCTTTGTGGGCGCTGTATGAATTCAAGCTCTTAGAATAATAATCACCGCCCGCATCGGCATCCCGATAAGGAATAACAGCTTCCCGGAACACACACACCCAAAAAGAGGGGTGTGTGCATTTTTTCCCGTCAGTGCATTGTGCCTGGCGCCACGTTAGCATGGGCTTTGCCGGGATCGCGCGTAACCGCCTTGCGGGCGATCCTGCGGACAGAGCGGCAATGCCTCCCTTCCTCGATAGCTAACGCCCTGAAGAGTATTTTCATATCGGGTCTCTCGGTCTTTTCCACCGCCTCGCGGTAAAACTTTTCGGCGGCCCGTTCCGCCTCTTCCAGAAAGCGGATGGCATCCTCCTGTTGCATGCCGGTGCGGATATCCAAAAGGCAGGCGTTATCGCCGCTGCCCGGGGCGCATCCCGCGCTGAAGGGAAGCGGCGTCGTATCGGTCACGATAATGCCGTACAGACGTTTGAGAACCTTTTGCAGTTTGCGGAAATGCCCTTTTTCCACTTTCGCCGCCTCGAAGAATATCTGGGCGACAGGGAAGTTATAGGAGTTGAGCATTATTTCCCCGATGGCGTTGTAATTCTCCAGGGCGATCTTTTCGTTTTGAATCGCGCATTTCAGGATTTCGCGGGTGGAAAGCGGTTCTATCTCGTTTCGTTTCATGGCTTGTTCTCCTTTGCCTAAAGAGACTATACAGGTCTCCATTTCATTTTACAGGCAAATACCCTATCTGGCAAGTCAGGTATTGTTGCGTTATTTATCAATATGTTGATTAGTTGTTTACTACCCTTTGATGACGGCAATCGGGCGCAGACGCGCCACGGGCAAGGCCAGCCCGGCGGCGGTCACCACGTCCACCACCTGCGAAACATCCTTATAGGCCTCCGGCATCTCTTCGGCCAAAGTCCCCTTTTCGGCCGACCGCACCGCCACCCCCTGATGTGCCATCTCGCCGCGCAGGTTCCGGCCGCGGGCTTTTTTGGCGGCGGCGTGCCGGCTCAGCGCGCGCCCCGCTCCGTGGCAACTGCTGCCGAAGGTCTGCTCCATCGCGGTTTGCGTTCCCGCCAGCAGATAGGACATCCGCCCCATATCCCCCGGTATCAGCACCGGCTGGCCAGTGTTTTTATAGGCTTCGGGCAGTTCGGGATGTCCGGCGCCCAACGCGCGGGTGGCTCCTTTGCGGTGAACCATCACCTTCCGTTTTTTCCCCTCCACCGTGTGCTCTTCCAGCTTGATGATGTTGTGCGCCACGTCGTAGAGCAGCGGCATAGAATCCGGCGCGGCGCCGGTAGCCTCCGAAAGCACCTCGCGCGCGAGGTGCATGATGACCTGCCGGTTGGTCCAGGCGTAGTTGGCGGCGGCCCGCATCGCGCCGAGGTAATCGCGCCCCTCGCCGCTGTCAACCGGCACGCAGGCCAGCTCCCGGTCCGGCACGCTGATGCCGTATTTCCGCATCGCATGCTCCATCGACTTCAGATGATCGGTGGCCACCTGATGGCCGAACCCGCGCGAGCCGGTATGTATCATCAAGGTGATTTGCCCCTCGCGCAGCCCCCACGCGGCGGCGATCCCGGGATTGTAGACTTGATCGACGTACTGTATCTCCACAAAATGGTTGCCGCCGCCGAGCGTTCCCATCTCATCGCGCCCGCGCTTCCTCGCGTGCCCGCTCACCCCTTCGAGATCGGCCCCTTCCAGCGCCCCGCCCGACTCGGTATGGGCGATGTCATCACCCAAGCCTAAACCGCGGCGCACCGCCCACGCCGCCCCCTTCTCGGCGATGGCGCGGTAGTCGGCGTCGGAAAGATCGATCAACCCGCCGCGTCCGACGCCGCATGGTATGCGGGCGGCCATCAGGTCGGCCAGCATCTCGCGCAGCGGCATGATCTGCTCTTTGACGAAGGGGGTTTTCATCAGGCGGACGCCGCAGTTGATGTCGTACCCCGCCGCGCCGGGGGAAACGACGCCCGTTGCCGGGTCGGTCGCCATTACGCCGCCTATCGGCAGGCCGTAGCCGGAGTGTATGTCCGGCATCGCCAGCGTGTTGAGCACAACGCCGGGGAGCATCGCGGCGTTGGAGAGCTGATCCAGTGACGCGTCGTCTATGGCGGGGAGCATCTCCGCCGAGGTGTAGATGCGGGCCGGGACGTTCATCCCCTTTTTGGCGCGGGCGGGTATCTCCCACAGATGCTGCCCGATGCGGTGGATCTCAAGATTTGCCATGGCGCTTGTCTCCTCCTTTTATTGTAAGGCACACGCCCCGCAACGCGCATTCTTTTGGGATGTGATAGACTTTAATGCGGGAGAACGCACCGATTGGCGCGCCCGCGGGGCGCTTAACGTTATTGAAAATTCGAGGGGGTTTACCGTGTCCGGTCATTCCAAGTGGGCGACGATAAAAC from Nitrospinota bacterium includes the following:
- a CDS encoding methyltransferase domain-containing protein, with product MMPAIPADVIVLPAGGGRWAVLNIFARTAVGLDSAGLAALQDAALLPAGALAAKHRGARFAVHEIYRFPYLACSVANPAWFIADAAQWPPVEEMAIEALVERLAAHAILISDAAAYRARFAPKRQEVDNGRYGDFRQQLNQQLALNCPDRHNWWLNQKFTPDRRALLENNYKYVQEYNLRRFFEKRFAKGMSVIDIGCGTGYYTNMIAATGASAFGIDPNLPLIEIARATAHANARFAVRAAGRPGGLDDIGGGSADFVFMSDAFLMYYQAADFPADLALLFADLRRILKKNGAFIICEPHPVFLHQPWLGSADRPFTVLTEYREKSYGVIGTFEWHVKAAVNHGFALTAMEEFAPDPALQAVDERAYFFARQFPLWALYEFKLLE
- a CDS encoding ferritin family protein; translation: MKRNEIEPLSTREILKCAIQNEKIALENYNAIGEIMLNSYNFPVAQIFFEAAKVEKGHFRKLQKVLKRLYGIIVTDTTPLPFSAGCAPGSGDNACLLDIRTGMQQEDAIRFLEEAERAAEKFYREAVEKTERPDMKILFRALAIEEGRHCRSVRRIARKAVTRDPGKAHANVAPGTMH
- a CDS encoding RtcB family protein codes for the protein MANLEIHRIGQHLWEIPARAKKGMNVPARIYTSAEMLPAIDDASLDQLSNAAMLPGVVLNTLAMPDIHSGYGLPIGGVMATDPATGVVSPGAAGYDINCGVRLMKTPFVKEQIMPLREMLADLMAARIPCGVGRGGLIDLSDADYRAIAEKGAAWAVRRGLGLGDDIAHTESGGALEGADLEGVSGHARKRGRDEMGTLGGGNHFVEIQYVDQVYNPGIAAAWGLREGQITLMIHTGSRGFGHQVATDHLKSMEHAMRKYGISVPDRELACVPVDSGEGRDYLGAMRAAANYAWTNRQVIMHLAREVLSEATGAAPDSMPLLYDVAHNIIKLEEHTVEGKKRKVMVHRKGATRALGAGHPELPEAYKNTGQPVLIPGDMGRMSYLLAGTQTAMEQTFGSSCHGAGRALSRHAAAKKARGRNLRGEMAHQGVAVRSAEKGTLAEEMPEAYKDVSQVVDVVTAAGLALPVARLRPIAVIKG